The following coding sequences lie in one Bifidobacterium sp. ESL0690 genomic window:
- a CDS encoding XRE family transcriptional regulator produces the protein MPTQNNEFNPQRLKLALELKRWTQKKLAAKMDITSTTLSLIMNAKLPFSTAHAETASMATGLPLNFFVLPSQAISPDQLTFRKTSNVSRTRIKSMSAEYSLMESAVTSLGKMCRTDRRADWIDNLAPNTSPTSTDIEELAQATRKQLGITARGRVDNVIRSLEKGGIVIAAMATAPSEDPTQNAKMEGVTHPQSTNAPLTIGYFPGARPGDGTRFTIAHELGHAILQRKRHPVSGKVTEAEASAFASAFLLPKYDAFAAIRPSMKLMEYADVKAQWGISIAAAVRRARDLDIITPDRYKSLQIQINQMHWRRAEPVTVEQEHPIYLKQLVGSALGTIKTATEVSVAPPAVEQYLGLPFDMVSAWADGLTPEKNDWNDFDFQ, from the coding sequence ATGCCGACGCAAAATAATGAGTTCAACCCGCAGAGACTGAAGCTCGCTCTAGAACTAAAAAGGTGGACGCAGAAAAAACTGGCCGCGAAAATGGACATCACATCCACCACCCTGAGCCTCATCATGAATGCGAAACTTCCATTCAGCACTGCCCATGCGGAAACGGCAAGCATGGCTACAGGCTTGCCTCTGAACTTTTTTGTGCTGCCTAGCCAAGCCATATCACCCGACCAACTGACGTTCCGAAAAACGAGCAACGTCAGCCGTACACGTATTAAATCAATGTCAGCTGAATATTCCCTTATGGAAAGCGCCGTGACATCCTTAGGGAAGATGTGCCGTACCGACCGCAGGGCGGATTGGATAGACAATCTCGCGCCAAACACGAGCCCTACTTCGACGGACATTGAAGAACTCGCACAAGCGACTCGAAAGCAACTCGGGATTACGGCAAGAGGTCGTGTCGATAATGTCATTCGCTCTCTTGAAAAAGGCGGAATCGTCATCGCCGCCATGGCCACAGCGCCCAGCGAAGATCCCACGCAAAACGCGAAAATGGAAGGTGTCACCCACCCGCAGTCAACGAACGCTCCGTTAACCATCGGATATTTCCCCGGGGCGCGACCTGGAGACGGCACAAGGTTCACCATCGCACACGAACTCGGTCATGCCATCCTTCAACGCAAACGGCACCCGGTTTCCGGGAAAGTTACCGAAGCTGAGGCATCGGCGTTTGCTTCAGCGTTCCTTCTGCCCAAATATGACGCATTCGCGGCTATTAGACCTTCCATGAAACTTATGGAATATGCCGACGTCAAGGCGCAATGGGGAATCTCCATCGCTGCAGCCGTGCGAAGAGCAAGGGACTTGGACATCATCACGCCCGACCGCTATAAGTCATTGCAAATCCAGATTAATCAGATGCACTGGAGACGGGCAGAACCCGTAACGGTGGAACAAGAGCATCCCATCTATTTGAAGCAGCTTGTTGGCAGCGCCTTGGGAACAATCAAAACCGCCACGGAAGTCTCTGTTGCACCGCCCGCTGTCGAGCAATACCTCGGTCTTCCCTTTGACATGGTTTCCGCGTGGGCGGACGGCCTTACCCCGGAAAAGAACGATTGGAACGACTTCGATTTCCAATAA